In a single window of the Nocardioides massiliensis genome:
- the leuD gene encoding 3-isopropylmalate dehydratase small subunit yields MDKFTTHTGIGVPLRRSNVDTDQIIPAVYLKRVTRTGFEDGLFAAWRNDPEFVLNNPSYAQGSVLVAGPDFGTGSSREHAVWALQNYGFKVVLSLRFADIFRGNSGKAGLLAAQVDEKVIQRLWDLLESQPGAQVTVDLESRTVRAGEGADAIEDSFDIDDYTRWRLLEGLDDIGITLGHDETISAFEAKRPSWKPVTIRA; encoded by the coding sequence ATGGACAAGTTCACCACCCACACCGGCATCGGAGTCCCGCTGCGACGCAGCAACGTCGACACCGACCAGATCATCCCGGCCGTCTACCTCAAGCGAGTGACGCGCACGGGCTTCGAGGACGGGCTGTTCGCCGCGTGGCGCAACGACCCCGAGTTCGTGCTCAACAACCCTTCCTACGCCCAGGGCTCGGTGCTCGTGGCGGGCCCGGACTTCGGCACCGGTTCCTCGCGCGAGCACGCCGTCTGGGCCTTGCAGAACTACGGCTTCAAGGTCGTGCTGTCCTTGCGGTTCGCCGACATCTTCCGAGGCAACTCCGGCAAGGCCGGTCTGCTCGCGGCACAGGTCGACGAGAAGGTCATCCAGCGGCTCTGGGACCTGCTCGAGTCGCAGCCTGGCGCGCAGGTCACCGTCGACCTCGAGTCGCGCACGGTGCGCGCGGGTGAGGGTGCTGACGCGATCGAGGACTCCTTCGACATCGACGACTACACCCGTTGGCGTCTGCTCGAGGGTCTCGACGACATCGGGATCACCCTCGGCCACGACGAGACCATCTCCGCGTTCGAGGCGAAGCGGCCGTCGTGGAAGCCGGTCACGATCCGCGCATGA
- the rpmB gene encoding 50S ribosomal protein L28, with translation MAAVCDICAKKPGFGNNRPWSRKITKRRFNPNIQRVRATIDGTPKRVNVCTGCLKAGKVSR, from the coding sequence GTGGCTGCCGTCTGCGACATCTGCGCCAAGAAGCCGGGCTTCGGTAACAACCGGCCGTGGTCCCGCAAGATCACCAAGCGCCGCTTCAACCCCAACATCCAGCGCGTCCGCGCGACCATCGACGGCACCCCCAAGCGGGTCAACGTCTGCACCGGCTGCCTGAAGGCCGGCAAGGTCTCGCGCTGA
- a CDS encoding Lrp/AsnC family transcriptional regulator: protein MVVQAYILIQTDVGKAADVARAISEVKGVTLAEDVTGPYDVIVRAEARNVDELGKLVVAKVQTLDGITRTLTCPIVHI from the coding sequence ATGGTCGTCCAGGCCTACATCCTCATCCAGACCGACGTCGGGAAGGCCGCGGACGTGGCACGGGCGATCTCCGAGGTCAAGGGCGTCACCCTCGCCGAGGACGTGACCGGCCCGTACGACGTCATCGTGCGCGCCGAGGCGCGCAACGTCGACGAGCTCGGCAAGCTGGTGGTGGCGAAGGTGCAGACGCTCGACGGCATCACGCGCACGCTGACCTGCCCCATCGTGCACATCTGA
- a CDS encoding lysophospholipid acyltransferase family protein yields the protein MARRKLQEKRGLAFGIAVAIVKPTLLATTKQDWTGGEHIPAEGGCVIAANHLSHLDPLTFAHFVYDHGRLPRYLAKAEVFDIPVAGRLVHATGQIPVARLSAGAASAFAAAVEAVSAGNLVIVYPEGTITRDPDLWPMVGKTGAARIALATGCPVIPVAQWGVQELLAPYAKKVNLLPRKTMTMRAGPPVDLSAYDGRSLTPEVLRAATSDIMDAITAELEMVRQEKAPAVRFDPKAAGVREIGNPHEQAERERRRKRGHR from the coding sequence GTGGCGCGGCGCAAGCTGCAGGAGAAGCGAGGGCTGGCGTTCGGGATCGCCGTCGCGATCGTCAAGCCGACGCTCCTGGCGACCACGAAGCAGGACTGGACCGGTGGCGAGCACATCCCGGCCGAGGGCGGCTGCGTGATCGCGGCCAACCACCTGTCCCACCTCGACCCGCTGACCTTCGCCCACTTCGTCTACGACCACGGCCGACTGCCGCGCTACCTCGCCAAGGCCGAGGTCTTCGACATCCCGGTCGCCGGTCGGCTCGTCCACGCGACCGGGCAGATCCCCGTGGCCCGGCTGAGCGCCGGCGCCGCGAGCGCGTTCGCCGCCGCCGTCGAGGCGGTCAGCGCCGGCAACCTGGTGATCGTCTACCCCGAGGGGACCATCACCCGCGACCCCGACCTGTGGCCGATGGTCGGCAAGACCGGAGCGGCCCGCATCGCGCTGGCGACGGGCTGCCCGGTCATCCCCGTCGCCCAGTGGGGGGTCCAGGAGCTGCTGGCGCCGTACGCCAAGAAGGTCAACCTGCTGCCCCGCAAGACGATGACGATGCGCGCCGGTCCGCCGGTGGACCTGTCGGCGTACGACGGTCGCTCGTTGACGCCCGAGGTGCTGCGGGCCGCCACCAGCGACATCATGGACGCCATCACCGCGGAGCTGGAGATGGTGCGGCAGGAGAAGGCGCCGGCCGTCCGCTTCGACCCCAAGGCTGCCGGTGTCCGCGAGATCGGCAACCCCCACGAGCAGGCCGAACGTGAGCGTCGACGGAAGCGAGGACACCGATGA
- the cofC gene encoding 2-phospho-L-lactate guanylyltransferase has protein sequence MSTSSPSAAPRRYRALVPVKSWARAKTRLGLSPAQRARLALAFATDTLQVLAATPQVEEVVVVTDSASAPDELPGAWRFFVDPDARGLNDALLRASAALGDDDIAVLAVCADLPALRSADVGAVLAAADEAGGGAEALNHGWFVADAAGVGTTVLAAPHHTGFHPTFGAGSREAHRGLGLRDLSGSASIRLRQDVDTLDDLQRVRRLGVGPATLTALTELGLV, from the coding sequence GTGTCCACGTCGTCGCCGTCCGCGGCACCCCGCCGCTACCGGGCCCTCGTCCCGGTCAAGTCGTGGGCTCGCGCGAAGACACGGCTCGGTCTCAGCCCAGCGCAGCGGGCGCGGTTGGCGCTCGCCTTCGCGACCGACACGCTGCAGGTGCTGGCCGCGACCCCGCAGGTGGAGGAGGTCGTCGTGGTGACCGACAGTGCGAGTGCTCCCGATGAGCTGCCCGGCGCGTGGCGCTTCTTCGTCGACCCCGACGCGCGGGGGTTGAACGACGCGCTGCTGCGCGCGAGCGCGGCGCTCGGAGACGACGACATCGCCGTTCTCGCCGTGTGCGCCGACCTCCCCGCCCTGCGCAGCGCCGATGTCGGCGCAGTGCTCGCCGCTGCCGACGAGGCGGGTGGTGGAGCAGAAGCCCTCAACCACGGTTGGTTCGTCGCCGACGCGGCCGGCGTCGGGACGACGGTCCTGGCCGCGCCGCACCACACGGGCTTCCACCCCACGTTCGGTGCTGGGTCGCGGGAGGCCCACCGGGGCCTGGGACTGCGCGACCTGAGCGGCTCGGCGTCGATCCGCCTCCGTCAAGACGTCGACACCCTCGACGACCTGCAGCGCGTACGCCGACTGGGGGTCGGGCCCGCGACGCTCACCGCGCTCACCGAGCTCGGACTGGTCTGA
- a CDS encoding HU family DNA-binding protein, giving the protein MNKSQLIDVLAARFDGNRKQAAHALESVLDTITREVAKGEKVAITGFGSFEKRIRAARWVRNPQTGERIKAKKTAVPKFSAGADLKNVVSGAKKLPKLTVAKAASGTKSAASAAKKAAPTKKASTAKTTAAKKTATKSTAAKKSTATKSTATKSTAAKKAPAKKTATKSTAAKKAPAKKTATKSTAAKKAPAKKTATKSTAAKKAPAKKTATKKTAAKKTAKKA; this is encoded by the coding sequence GTGAACAAGTCTCAGCTGATCGACGTGCTTGCCGCACGATTCGACGGCAATCGGAAGCAGGCAGCCCACGCGCTGGAGTCGGTGCTCGACACCATCACGCGTGAGGTCGCGAAGGGCGAGAAGGTCGCCATCACGGGCTTCGGCTCCTTCGAGAAGCGCATCCGCGCGGCTCGCTGGGTCCGCAACCCGCAGACGGGCGAGCGCATCAAGGCCAAGAAGACGGCCGTCCCGAAGTTCAGTGCTGGTGCTGACCTGAAGAACGTCGTCTCCGGCGCCAAGAAGCTCCCCAAGCTGACCGTCGCGAAGGCCGCGAGCGGCACCAAGTCCGCCGCCTCGGCCGCCAAGAAGGCAGCCCCGACCAAGAAGGCGTCGACCGCGAAGACCACCGCGGCGAAGAAGACCGCCACGAAGTCGACGGCAGCGAAGAAGTCGACCGCGACGAAGTCGACGGCGACGAAGTCGACGGCGGCCAAGAAGGCGCCGGCCAAGAAGACCGCGACGAAGTCGACGGCGGCCAAGAAGGCGCCGGCCAAGAAGACCGCGACCAAGTCGACGGCGGCCAAGAAGGCGCCGGCCAAGAAGACCGCGACCAAGTCGACGGCGGCCAAGAAGGCGCCGGCCAAGAAGACCGCGACCAAGAAGACGGCCGCGAAGAAGACGGCCAAGAAGGCCTGA
- a CDS encoding thiamine-phosphate kinase has protein sequence MDGAQDGQTLADHGEFAVIGAITQAIREARAPGEDVLVGPGDDAAVLRVRTGHVVVSSDLLVEDRHFRRAWTSAYDVGRRAAAQNLADIAAMGGTATWLTVGLAAPGDTPVEWVRDLARGLAEEAALVGADVVGGDLTQSGEIMIAVTVMGACAQAPVLRDGARAGDVVALAGRQGWSAAGLAVLSRGFRSPRTVVEAHRRPEPPYAAGPEAARAGATAMIDVSDGLLADLGHVATASGVAIDIDSTVFEIPEPLHAVGAALGADPLAFILTGGEDHSLVACFENAADVPDGWLRIGRVVAGSGVTVDGEPRSEAGGWTHF, from the coding sequence ATGGATGGAGCACAGGACGGCCAGACCCTCGCCGACCATGGGGAGTTCGCCGTCATCGGCGCGATCACGCAGGCGATCCGCGAGGCCCGCGCGCCCGGCGAGGACGTCCTGGTCGGCCCCGGCGACGACGCGGCCGTCCTGCGCGTGCGCACGGGCCACGTGGTGGTCTCCAGCGACCTGCTCGTGGAGGACCGGCACTTCCGCCGGGCGTGGACCTCGGCGTACGACGTGGGGCGGCGCGCGGCCGCGCAGAACCTCGCCGACATCGCGGCGATGGGTGGCACCGCGACGTGGCTCACCGTGGGTCTGGCGGCGCCCGGCGACACTCCGGTGGAGTGGGTCCGCGACCTCGCGCGCGGGCTGGCCGAGGAGGCGGCGCTGGTGGGGGCCGATGTGGTCGGCGGTGACCTCACCCAGTCCGGCGAGATCATGATCGCGGTGACGGTCATGGGCGCCTGCGCCCAGGCGCCGGTGCTGCGCGACGGCGCCCGTGCGGGCGACGTCGTCGCGCTGGCCGGCCGACAGGGCTGGTCGGCCGCCGGCCTCGCGGTGCTGAGCCGGGGGTTCCGCTCACCCCGCACGGTGGTCGAGGCGCACCGCCGCCCCGAGCCGCCGTACGCCGCCGGACCGGAGGCCGCCCGTGCCGGGGCGACGGCGATGATCGACGTCTCCGACGGACTGCTGGCCGACCTCGGTCACGTCGCGACGGCGAGCGGGGTCGCCATCGACATCGACTCGACCGTCTTCGAGATCCCCGAGCCGCTGCACGCCGTGGGGGCCGCGCTCGGCGCCGACCCGCTGGCGTTCATCCTCACCGGGGGCGAGGACCACAGCCTGGTGGCGTGCTTCGAGAACGCCGCCGACGTCCCCGACGGCTGGCTCCGGATCGGCCGGGTCGTCGCGGGGTCCGGAGTCACGGTCGACGGCGAGCCGCGGTCCGAGGCCGGGGGCTGGACGCACTTCTGA
- a CDS encoding NAD(P)H-dependent glycerol-3-phosphate dehydrogenase yields the protein MSKVAIMGSGSWGTAFSLVLADAGSEVTLWGRREELAASINERHENSDYLPGVELPPTVSATTDPEKAMAGAEFVVLAVPSQTLRANLESWAPVIPDDAVLVSLMKGVELGTVKRMSEVITEVADIGPARIGVVSGPNLAKEIARREPAASVVACADDDVARRLQALCHSPAFRPYRSTDVVGCEVGGAYKNVVALCVGMAVGLGFGDNTTASLITRGLAETARLAMALGADPLTLMGLAGLGDLVATCSSPLSRNRTFGEKLGQGMSTAEITASTRQVAEGAKSCSSLVDLAEQTGVDAPIAEAVKAVVAGTITPADTMAAFLERRTKHEQE from the coding sequence ATGAGCAAGGTCGCGATCATGGGCTCCGGCTCGTGGGGTACGGCGTTCTCGCTCGTCCTCGCCGACGCGGGCAGCGAGGTCACCCTGTGGGGCCGGCGCGAGGAGCTCGCCGCCTCCATCAACGAGCGCCACGAGAACTCCGACTACCTGCCCGGCGTCGAGCTGCCTCCCACGGTGTCGGCGACTACGGATCCGGAGAAGGCCATGGCGGGCGCCGAGTTCGTCGTTCTCGCGGTGCCGTCGCAGACCCTGCGGGCGAACCTCGAGTCCTGGGCGCCGGTGATCCCGGACGACGCCGTGCTGGTGTCGCTCATGAAGGGCGTCGAGCTCGGCACCGTCAAGCGCATGAGCGAGGTCATCACCGAGGTCGCCGACATCGGACCGGCGCGGATCGGGGTCGTCTCCGGGCCCAACCTCGCCAAGGAGATCGCGCGGCGCGAGCCTGCGGCCAGCGTGGTCGCCTGTGCCGACGACGACGTGGCGCGACGGCTTCAGGCGTTGTGCCACTCGCCGGCGTTCCGGCCCTACCGCAGCACCGACGTCGTCGGCTGCGAGGTGGGTGGTGCCTACAAGAACGTCGTCGCGCTCTGCGTCGGGATGGCGGTCGGGCTGGGATTCGGCGACAACACGACCGCCTCGCTCATCACGCGCGGCCTGGCGGAGACCGCGCGCCTGGCGATGGCGCTCGGCGCGGACCCGCTCACCCTCATGGGCCTGGCCGGTCTGGGTGACCTGGTGGCCACCTGCTCGTCACCGCTGTCGCGCAACCGCACCTTCGGCGAGAAGCTGGGCCAGGGGATGAGCACGGCCGAGATCACGGCGTCCACGCGCCAGGTCGCCGAGGGCGCCAAGTCGTGCTCGTCCTTGGTCGACCTCGCCGAGCAGACCGGCGTCGACGCGCCGATCGCCGAGGCGGTCAAGGCCGTGGTCGCCGGCACCATCACCCCGGCCGACACGATGGCCGCGTTCCTCGAGCGGCGCACCAAGCACGAGCAGGAGTAG
- a CDS encoding trans-sulfuration enzyme family protein yields the protein MSAPGDATGPWRRGTVVVAAGRPAREPDQPLNVPVTLAAPYVAGGDREYGRYANPNWTAFEDALGELEGGRCLAYASGLAAIAAVLDLVAHGERVVVPRHAYQGSLGQLADLEARGRVQVELVDVTDTAAVVAACEDAALVWMESPTNPALEVVDLPAVIEAAHAAGARVAVDNTFATPLVQRPLELGADIVVHSVTKYLSGHSDIVMGAVVTADDEIGEVLKLRRDSFGAIPGPWEAWLALRGMRTLEVRLERAQANAAEIARRLAERPEVAEVRYPGFGAVVAAVLTDADQADRWTRATSLWVNATSLGGVESTLERRRRWRTESRTIPEGLVRLAVGIEDVEDLWEDLAGALDRTG from the coding sequence ATGAGTGCACCTGGAGACGCGACCGGACCCTGGCGGCGCGGCACCGTGGTCGTCGCTGCCGGACGACCCGCCCGCGAGCCGGACCAACCGCTCAACGTGCCCGTCACCCTGGCTGCGCCGTACGTCGCGGGCGGGGACCGCGAGTACGGGCGCTACGCCAACCCGAACTGGACCGCGTTCGAGGACGCGCTCGGTGAGCTCGAGGGTGGACGCTGCCTGGCCTACGCCAGCGGCCTCGCGGCGATCGCCGCGGTGCTCGACCTCGTCGCCCACGGCGAGCGCGTCGTGGTCCCGCGCCACGCCTACCAGGGCAGTCTCGGCCAGCTCGCCGACCTCGAGGCGCGCGGCCGGGTGCAGGTCGAGCTGGTCGACGTCACCGACACCGCCGCCGTCGTGGCGGCGTGCGAGGACGCGGCGCTGGTCTGGATGGAGTCCCCCACGAACCCGGCACTCGAGGTGGTCGACCTCCCCGCGGTGATCGAGGCCGCCCACGCGGCCGGCGCCCGCGTGGCTGTCGACAACACCTTCGCGACGCCGCTGGTGCAACGGCCGTTGGAGCTGGGTGCCGACATCGTCGTGCACTCGGTGACGAAGTACCTCTCCGGCCATAGCGACATCGTGATGGGAGCCGTCGTCACCGCCGACGACGAGATCGGCGAGGTGCTCAAGCTCCGGCGCGACTCCTTCGGCGCCATCCCCGGCCCGTGGGAGGCGTGGCTGGCCCTGCGCGGGATGCGCACCCTCGAGGTGCGGCTCGAGCGCGCCCAGGCCAACGCCGCCGAGATCGCCCGGCGGCTCGCCGAGCGGCCGGAGGTCGCCGAGGTCCGCTACCCCGGCTTCGGCGCCGTCGTCGCCGCCGTGCTCACCGACGCCGACCAGGCCGACCGGTGGACGCGCGCGACCTCCCTGTGGGTCAACGCCACCAGCCTCGGCGGCGTCGAGTCCACGCTCGAGCGACGTCGCCGCTGGCGCACCGAGTCGCGCACGATCCCCGAGGGTCTCGTGCGCCTCGCCGTCGGCATCGAGGACGTCGAGGACCTGTGGGAGGACCTGGCCGGCGCTCTCGACCGGACCGGGTGA
- a CDS encoding D-alanine--D-alanine ligase family protein has protein sequence MTTTASPAPSTPRPHRVAVIFGGRSTEHAISCVTAGSVIDALTSAGYDVVPIGIARDGRWVLESRDPAALRISEQGALPEVTTDGTGLVLAPGGNLVALDAGDLPAELSEVDVVFPVLHGPWGEDGTIQGLLELADVRYVGSGVLASAVGMDKHAMKLHLMAQGLPVLPYAVITERTWETDRAAAREPVASLGFPVFVKPARGGSSIGISKVGSLEELDEAVELARQHDPKVLVEAAAVDARELECGVLGGFGHDAPEASVVAEIVVEGDHEFYDFAAKYLPDEGSRLDVPADLPDDVAQEARELAVRAFDAMECEGLARVDFFWLPDGRLVINEINTMPGFTPSSMFPRMWAATGVDYPALVDRLVRLAAARSTGLR, from the coding sequence ATGACGACCACCGCCAGCCCCGCACCGTCGACCCCGCGTCCGCACCGGGTGGCGGTGATCTTCGGAGGCCGCTCGACCGAGCACGCCATCTCCTGCGTGACGGCCGGCTCGGTGATCGACGCCCTCACCAGCGCGGGCTACGACGTCGTCCCCATCGGCATCGCGCGCGACGGTCGCTGGGTGCTGGAGTCGCGCGACCCCGCCGCCCTGCGGATCTCCGAGCAGGGAGCGCTGCCCGAGGTCACCACCGACGGCACCGGGCTCGTGCTCGCCCCCGGCGGCAACCTCGTCGCCCTCGACGCCGGTGACCTCCCGGCCGAGCTGAGCGAGGTCGACGTCGTCTTCCCCGTCCTGCATGGCCCCTGGGGCGAGGACGGCACGATCCAGGGACTCCTGGAGCTCGCCGACGTGCGCTACGTCGGCTCCGGTGTCCTCGCCTCCGCCGTGGGCATGGACAAGCACGCGATGAAGCTGCACCTGATGGCCCAGGGCCTGCCCGTGCTCCCGTACGCCGTCATCACCGAGCGCACCTGGGAGACCGACCGTGCGGCCGCCCGCGAGCCGGTGGCGAGCCTGGGGTTCCCCGTCTTCGTGAAGCCCGCGCGCGGCGGCTCCAGCATCGGCATCAGCAAGGTCGGCTCACTCGAGGAGCTCGACGAGGCAGTCGAGCTGGCGCGCCAGCACGACCCCAAGGTGCTGGTGGAGGCCGCGGCCGTCGACGCCCGCGAGCTCGAGTGCGGCGTGCTCGGCGGCTTCGGCCACGACGCGCCCGAGGCCAGCGTCGTGGCCGAGATCGTGGTCGAGGGAGACCACGAGTTCTACGACTTCGCGGCGAAGTACCTGCCCGACGAGGGCAGCCGCCTCGACGTCCCCGCGGACCTGCCCGACGACGTCGCGCAGGAGGCGCGGGAGCTCGCGGTGCGCGCGTTCGACGCGATGGAGTGCGAGGGGCTCGCCCGCGTCGACTTCTTCTGGCTGCCCGACGGCCGGCTGGTCATCAACGAGATCAACACCATGCCCGGCTTCACGCCGTCGTCGATGTTCCCCCGGATGTGGGCCGCCACGGGCGTTGACTACCCGGCGCTGGTCGACCGCCTCGTGCGGCTGGCTGCCGCGCGCAGCACGGGCCTGCGCTGA
- a CDS encoding MFS transporter: MRRAFADIRPLRESADYRRLWIGTSAQGFGRQVASVTVLYQVWELTGSPLWVGVVGLVHAVPMVVMTLVGGVLADLTDRKRLVVWTTAIAWVTSLGLVAQAFLDVGSLALLLGVLAVQTTATSLGAPARRTLIPRLLPPARVGAGIALMHLSFQASMLAGPAVAGVAIAEGGLATAYLVEAVAFVVSLYGVARLPSMRPERAPDTSVTGLRLVREGIGFVARTKVVAGAFWTDLSATVLAMPMALFPAINEDRFGGDPRTLGLFVSSVAVGGLVAGLLSGWVVRQRRLGTMQLWAAGVWCVALAGVGLAGSLPLLLALLAVAGAADTVSVVSRASLLQLATPDAVRGRVSSVEQVVGVAGPEVGNFRAGVMGSALSPAMAMTGGGLLALAGVVAVAATNRPLRDFRTPTGPDTADGGPVSP; encoded by the coding sequence GTGAGGCGCGCGTTCGCGGACATCCGGCCGCTGCGCGAGAGTGCCGACTACCGCCGGCTGTGGATCGGCACCTCGGCCCAGGGCTTCGGCCGCCAGGTCGCCTCCGTGACGGTGCTCTACCAGGTGTGGGAGCTCACCGGCAGCCCGCTGTGGGTCGGGGTCGTCGGGCTCGTGCACGCGGTCCCGATGGTCGTGATGACCCTGGTCGGCGGGGTGCTGGCCGACCTCACCGACCGCAAGCGACTCGTCGTCTGGACGACCGCGATCGCCTGGGTCACCTCACTCGGTCTGGTCGCCCAGGCCTTCCTCGACGTGGGCTCGCTCGCCCTGCTCCTCGGGGTGCTGGCGGTGCAGACCACCGCGACGTCCCTCGGCGCGCCGGCGCGCCGGACGCTGATCCCCCGGCTGCTCCCGCCCGCGCGGGTCGGCGCCGGGATCGCGCTCATGCACCTGAGCTTCCAGGCGAGCATGCTCGCCGGACCGGCCGTCGCCGGCGTCGCGATCGCGGAGGGCGGTCTGGCCACGGCGTACCTGGTCGAGGCGGTGGCATTCGTCGTCTCGTTGTACGGCGTGGCCCGGCTGCCGTCGATGCGACCGGAGCGGGCGCCGGACACGAGCGTCACCGGCTTGCGGCTGGTGCGTGAGGGCATCGGGTTCGTCGCGCGGACCAAGGTCGTGGCGGGAGCGTTCTGGACCGACCTGTCGGCGACGGTGCTGGCGATGCCGATGGCGTTGTTCCCGGCGATCAACGAGGACCGCTTCGGCGGGGACCCGCGCACGCTGGGCCTGTTCGTCAGCTCGGTGGCCGTCGGCGGGTTGGTCGCCGGCCTGCTGTCGGGTTGGGTGGTGCGGCAGCGTCGCCTTGGGACGATGCAGCTGTGGGCGGCGGGCGTCTGGTGCGTCGCCCTGGCCGGGGTCGGGTTGGCGGGCTCCCTCCCGCTGCTCCTCGCGCTCCTGGCCGTCGCCGGCGCCGCTGACACCGTCAGCGTCGTGTCGCGCGCGAGCCTGCTGCAGCTCGCCACGCCTGACGCCGTACGCGGCCGGGTCAGCTCGGTCGAGCAGGTCGTCGGCGTCGCGGGCCCCGAGGTCGGCAACTTCCGCGCGGGGGTGATGGGCTCGGCCCTCTCCCCCGCCATGGCGATGACCGGCGGTGGGCTGCTCGCGCTCGCCGGTGTCGTGGCGGTGGCGGCCACCAACCGTCCGCTGCGCGACTTCCGGACGCCGACGGGGCCCGACACGGCGGACGGAGGCCCCGTCAGCCCGTGA
- the leuC gene encoding 3-isopropylmalate dehydratase large subunit: MGKALAEKVWDEHVVRSAAGEPDLLYIDLHLIHEVTSPQAFEGLRLAGRPVRRPDLTLATEDHNVPTLDLDKPIADPVSRTQVETLRRNAEEFGVRLHPLGDVEQGIVHVVGPQLGLTQPGMTIVCGDSHTSTHGAFGAIAFGIGTSEVEHVLATQTLMQAKPKTMAVTVNGSLPEGVTAKDLVLTLIAHTGTGGGQGYIVEYRGPAIEELSMEARMTICNMSIEWGAKAGMIAPDQTTFDYIAGRPEAPEGADWDAAVAHWRSLVTDDDAVFDKEIVLDASTMTPFVTWGTNPGQGVPLGASVPSPTDFDDADDRIAAERALDYMGLEAGTPMRDIAVDTVFVGSCTNGRIEDLRLAAEVIKGRKVADNTRLLVVPGSVRVRLQAEEEGLDVVFKEAGAEWRGAGCSMCLGMNPDQLAPQERSASTSNRNFEGRQGKGGRTHLVSVPVAAATAVRGTLSSPADLPPSA; the protein is encoded by the coding sequence ATGGGCAAGGCCCTTGCCGAGAAGGTCTGGGACGAGCACGTCGTCCGCAGCGCAGCCGGAGAGCCGGACCTGTTGTACATCGACCTCCACCTCATCCACGAGGTCACCTCGCCCCAGGCGTTCGAGGGCCTTCGGTTGGCCGGTCGGCCGGTGCGCCGCCCGGACCTCACCCTGGCGACCGAGGACCACAACGTCCCCACCCTCGACCTCGACAAGCCGATCGCCGACCCCGTGTCGCGCACCCAGGTCGAGACGCTGCGACGCAATGCCGAGGAGTTCGGCGTGCGGCTGCACCCGCTCGGCGACGTAGAGCAGGGCATCGTGCACGTCGTCGGTCCTCAGCTGGGCCTCACCCAGCCCGGCATGACCATCGTGTGCGGTGACTCGCACACCTCGACGCACGGCGCCTTCGGCGCGATCGCCTTCGGCATCGGCACCAGCGAGGTCGAGCACGTGCTGGCGACACAGACGCTGATGCAGGCCAAGCCCAAGACGATGGCCGTCACCGTCAACGGCAGCCTGCCCGAGGGCGTCACCGCCAAGGACCTGGTCCTGACACTGATCGCGCACACCGGCACCGGTGGCGGTCAGGGCTACATCGTCGAGTACCGCGGCCCGGCCATCGAGGAGCTCTCGATGGAGGCGCGGATGACGATCTGCAACATGTCGATCGAGTGGGGCGCCAAGGCCGGCATGATCGCGCCGGACCAGACCACCTTCGACTACATCGCCGGCCGCCCCGAGGCGCCGGAGGGGGCCGACTGGGACGCCGCCGTCGCACACTGGCGCAGCCTGGTCACCGACGACGACGCGGTCTTCGACAAGGAGATCGTCCTCGACGCCTCCACGATGACGCCGTTCGTCACCTGGGGCACCAACCCCGGACAGGGCGTGCCCCTGGGCGCAAGCGTGCCGTCGCCCACCGACTTCGACGACGCCGACGACCGGATCGCAGCGGAGCGCGCGCTGGACTACATGGGTCTCGAGGCCGGTACGCCGATGCGCGACATCGCCGTCGACACCGTGTTCGTCGGCTCGTGCACCAACGGGCGCATCGAGGACCTGCGCCTGGCCGCCGAGGTGATCAAGGGACGCAAGGTCGCCGACAACACCCGGTTGCTCGTGGTCCCCGGCTCGGTGCGCGTGCGCCTGCAGGCCGAGGAGGAGGGCCTCGACGTGGTCTTCAAGGAGGCCGGCGCGGAGTGGCGTGGGGCCGGGTGCTCGATGTGCTTGGGCATGAACCCCGACCAGCTCGCCCCGCAGGAGCGCAGCGCCTCGACCTCCAACCGCAACTTCGAGGGCCGCCAGGGCAAGGGCGGACGGACCCACCTGGTCTCCGTGCCGGTCGCCGCCGCCACCGCCGTGCGCGGGACGTTGTCCTCGCCTGCTGACCTTCCGCCGAGTGCGTGA